From the genome of Papaver somniferum cultivar HN1 chromosome 2, ASM357369v1, whole genome shotgun sequence, one region includes:
- the LOC113349600 gene encoding divinyl chlorophyllide a 8-vinyl-reductase, chloroplastic-like has translation MALCFFSNGLTIHSPKVHNLKSTYVLQQPISQNQLNLPLNLSEPTKIYKKNSCFSIKASASPSLETTKSSFRNKNPKDINVLVVGSTGYIGKYVVKELINRGFNVISVARENSGIRGKTSKEETLEQLQGAKICFSDVTDLGVLETSLQNYGSSIDVVVSCLASRSGGIKDSWKIDYEATKNSLLAGKKFGASHFVLLSAICVQKPLLEFQRAKLKFEAELMEEAQNENGVTYSIVRPTAFFKSLGGQVELVKQGKPYVMFGDGKLCACKPISEQDLASFIADCVLSEDKVNQVLPIGGPGKALTPLEQGEMLHRLAGKEPKFLKVPIGIMDFAIGVLDALVKVFPSLEDTAEFGKIGRYYAAESMLVLDPETGEYSADKTPSYGNDTLEEFFAKVLRDGMAGQELGEQTIF, from the coding sequence ATGGCTCTCTGTTTCTTCTCCAATGGCTTGACAATTCATTCACCAAAAGTCCATAACTTGAAAAGCACATATGTTCTTCAACAACCCATTTCTCAAAACCAATTAAACCTTCCATTAAATCTATCAGAACCCACAAAAATATACAAGAAAAATTCTTGTTTTTCAATTAAAGCTTCAGCTTCTCCTTCTCTTGAAACAACCAAAAGTTCATTCAGAAACAAAAACCCAAAAGACATTAATGTACTAGTTGTTGGTTCAACTGGTTACATCGGTAAATATGTTGTCAAAGAGTTGATAAATAGAGGATTTAATGTTATCTCTGTTGCTAGAGAAAACAGTGGAATTAGAGGTAAAACAAGTAAAGAAGAAACCTTAGAACAATTACAAGGTGCCAAGATATGCTTTTCAGATGTTACTGACTTGGGTGTTCTTGAAACTTCATTACAGAATTATGGTTCATccattgatgttgttgtttcatGCCTAGCTAGTCGTTCCGGTGGGATTAAAGATTCATGGAAAATTGATTATGAAGCGACAAAGAACAGTCTACTTGCAGGTAAGAAATTCGGTGCTtctcattttgttttgctttcagcaatttgtGTACAGAAACCATTACTGGAATTTCAACGTGCTAAGTTGAAATTCGAAGCTGAATTGATGGAAGAAGCCCAAAATGAGAATGGTGTAACTTATAGTATTGTTAGACCAACTGCATTTTTCAAGAGTTTAGGTGGGCAAGTTGAGTTAGTTAAGCAAGGTAAACCTTATGTAATGTTTGGTGATGGGAAATTGTGTGCTTGTAAACCTATTAGTGAACAAGATTTAGCTTCATTTATTGCGGATTGTGTATTGAGTGAAGATAAGGTTAATCAAGTTTTGCCGATTGGTGGACCTGGAAAAGCGTTAACTCCATTAGAACAAGGAGAAATGTTGCATAGACTTGCCGGTAAAGAACCTAAGTTCTTGAAGGTTCCAATTGGGATTATGGATTTTGCAATTGGGGTTCTTGATGCACTTGTTAAAGTATTTCCTTCATTGGAAGATACTGCAGAGTTTGGGAAAATTGGAAGATATTATGCTGCTGAGAGTATGTTGGTATTGGATCCTGAAACTGGGGAATATAGCGCTGACAAAACACCTAGTTATGGAAATGATACACTGGAGGAATTTTTTGCTAAGGTTCTTAGAGATGGAATGGCTGGTCAAGAATTGGGAGAACAGACAATTTTCTAA